In the genome of Thermodesulfobacteriota bacterium, the window TCGTAATCCTGGGTGACAAAGCCCGTGGTCGTCACGATGGAGACGGTATGAAAGAGGGTGCTACGGAAGGCCTCTTCGGTGAGGGCCTCTCCCCCGAACAGCCGGGCGAGGAGAATCAATCCCGTAGCAACCCCGGTGAGGCCCAGAAAGAATCGAAACTCCGGGTTCGACCAATAAAGATGGACCTTCCCCCGCAGGGCCCAGTAGTGCAGCGAGAAATTGATCCCGGCGATCAGCATGAAGAGGGTGATCACATACTGGACGAAGGGGGAGGGAAAGGCGGCAATGCTCAAATTGGTGGGAGCGAACCCGCCGGTGGCCAACGTGCCGAAGGTGATACAGACCGAATCGAAGAGCGAGAGGCCACCCAACCACAAGAGGAGGATTTCGGCCAGGGTGAAGAGGAGATAGACCCCCCAGAGGATCTTGGCGGTCTCGCTGATGCGTGGGGAGATCTTCTCCTTGGTCGGCCCCGGGACCTCGGCCTTGAAGAGCTGGACGCCCCCGACCCCCAAAAACGGGAGGACCGCCACTGCCAGGGCGATGACGCCCATGCCTCCCAACCACTGCGTCATATTCCTCCATGCCAGCAGGCTCTTGGGGAGGGCTTCGATATCGGTGAGGATGCTCGCGCCGGTGGTGGTGAATCCCGACATCGTCTCGAAAAAGGCATCGGTCAGGTCGGGGATCGCGCCGGAGGTCATGAAGGGCACGGCGCCCAAGAAGGAGAAGGTCACCCAGGTGAGGGAGACGGTCAAGAAGGCCTCCCGGATCTGGAGCTCTGGCGCTTTTCGGGTAAGATAGCGCAGCAGGAGGCTCAGAAGGCCGACGGTGACCATCTGGAGGAGGTAATGATCGAAGAGCCCGTCACGATAATAGAGGGAAACGAGCAGGGGGAGGACGAGAAACCCACAGAGGAGCAACCAGAGCGAGGAAAGGGTGTAGAGGATCGAAGAAATTTTCAAGACCGTCTCCTCGGTCAGCCAAAGGCCACGGAGGGCATCGCAGCTTAGGACCCCTTCCAGCCGGCCCCCTCGGGCGATAGGACCGGTTTGGTCTTCTATGCAAATTTCTTTTCAATGGCGGGGATCGCCTTTGGCAAGGCAAAGACGATCACCTTGTCTCCGGTCTCGAGGGCGCTCTTGCCGTGGGGGATGATGACCTCATCCCGCCGGATGATCGCGGCGATCAGGGACCCTTGGGGCAACCCGAGGTCTTTGAGCGGCCTGCCCGTGATCTTGTTCGACTTCATCACCTCAAATTCGATCGCCTCCGCTTCGATCCCGTGAAACGTGGCGGCCGAGAGGATGGCCCCTCGACGGACGAAACGGAGTATGGCCGAGGCCGTCGAAAGGCGGACGTTGACGGTGGAGTCGATCCCGATGACCGGCAGGATCGGAAGATAGGTCGGTTTATTGACCAGGGCGATGGTCTTCTGGACCCCGAGATGCTTGGCCAACAGGCAGGAGAGGATGTTGTCCTCGTCATCGCCGGTGACGGCGATAAAGGCGTCCATGTTGAGGAGCCCTTCCCGGGCGAGGGTATCGATCTCGGTCCCATCGGCCTGGTAGACGGTGGTGCGTCTGAGCTGGGAGGCGATCTTCATCGATTTCTCTTTGTTCGATTCGACCAGGATCACCTCGACCCTCTCCTCCAGTTTGCCCGCCAGCCCCCTTCCGATCTTTCCGCCTCCCAGGATCATGATCCTCTCCAGCCTCTGGTCGGCCTTGCCCGCCAGGGAGAGGACAAGGGGGAGGCTTTCCCGCTTGGTCACCACGAAGATCTGATCGTTCTTGCTGAGATAGTCTTCTCCGGTGGGGATGATCGTCCGCTCGCCCTTCAGCATGGCCACCACCCGGAGATTTCGACGCTCCTCCTCCCGGCCGATCTCCTTCAGGGGCTTGTTCAGGTGCGGGCACTGCGCATCGAGCTTCAACCCGACCACCACGATCTTCCCGTTCTCGAATTCGATCACCTCGGAGGCGGAGGCGCGCATGAGGAGGCGGATGATCTCCTCGATCACCTCCTCTTCGGGGTGGATGAAGAGGTCGACCCCGAGGTCCTGGGGTTTCAGGATGGAAGAGGCCTCATAATAGTCTGGGTTTCTGACCCTGGCGATTTTCTTCTTCACCCCCATCTTCGAGGCGATCAGGCAGGCGATCAAATTGATCTCGTCCACCCCCGAGGCCGCGATCAGCATATCGACCGATTCCAGGCCCGCCTCTTTCAAGACCTTCATGCTCGAGGCATCGCCCTCGATCACCGAGACGTCGAGCATCTCCTGGGCGTGGGCGCATTTCTCCGGGTCGTTGTCGATCAGGACGAGATCGTGTTTTTCGAGCGAGAGCCTCTGGGCCAGGTAGAACCCAACCTCGCCGGCCCCGATGATGGCGATCTTCATCGATCCTTCTTCCTGCCCCCTGCCTTCACCGAATCTTTTTGATGTCCTCCTCCCGGCCGAGGACGACGAGGATGTCGCTGTCCTTGATCACGAAATCGGCGCTGGGGATCAACCGGATTCGGTCGGGCAGCACCTCCCTCACCGCGATCACCTCGATGTGATACCGGCTCCGGAGATGGAGCTCCCCGATGGCCTTCCCAAAAAAACTGGGAGGGGGGACCACTTCGCTGATGGTGTAATCTTCGGAAAGGGGGATATAATCGAGGACGTTGGGCGAAATCAGGCTTCGGGCGATCTTGGCGGCCATCTCCTTTTCTGGGATGAGGACCTCTGTGGCCCCAACCTTCTCGAGAACCTTCTTGTGATCTTCGTCGGGGGCCTTCACGATGATCCGCTTGACTCTCATCTCCCGGAGGTGAAGGGTGAGGAGGGTGGCGGCCGCCAGATCCTCACCGAAGGAGATGATGACCACGTCATCCTCCTGGAGGCCGATCGAATCCATCACCTCTTTGTCCGTTCCGTCCGCCAAGATCGCCTTGGTGGAATAGTCCTTGATCTTCTGGAGGACGTCACGGTCTTTGTCGATGGCGATCACTTCGAAGCCATTCTCAAAAAGATCTTTGGCAATATTGAAGCCGAAGATCCCCAAGCCGATCACCACCGCTCGTCTCATCCGATCTCTCCCGATCCAGAAATCTCGACCCCATGGGTCAATCCCCTCCCCGCTCTCTCATCCTCACCCCACCATCACCCCTTCCTCGGCATAGACCAGGCTCCTCTTTCGACCGGACCTCGAAAGGGAATAGGCCAGGGTGAGAGGCCCCACCCTCCCGGCGAACATCATTAGAATGATCGCACATTTTTGGAGGTCGTTCAACTGCGGGGTCACCCCCATGGACAATCCGACCGTCCCGAAGGCCGAGACCACCTCGAAGAGATACTCCACGAAGAGTCGCCGGCTTTCGAGGGGGGCGAGGTCCTGTCCCCCGACCATCAAGAGAAAAGAGGTGACGAGGGAGATGGAGAAGGCCGAGGCGAAGATGATGGAGAGGGTGCGGCTGACCACCTCCTTGGGAATCGTCCGGGAAAAGAGGTTCACCTCCTCATTGCCCCGGAACCGGTTCCATATCATCAGGACGAGGAGGGCCGCGCTCGTCGTCTTGATGCCCCCTCCGGTCGATCCTGGAGAGGCCCCGATGAACATCAGAACGATCAGGAGGAGGAGGGTGGCATTCTTCAAGCCACTGATATCGACCGTGTTAAACCCGCAGGTCCTCGGCGTCACCGACTGAAAAATGGAGGCCAGGAGTTGATTCAGGGGAGGCACCTCCCGGAGGACCCCCGTCCTTTCGAAGAGGTAGAAGAGGAGGGCTCCTAGGGTGATGAGGAGGGCCGTGGTCAGCAGGACCACCTTCGTGTGGAGGGAGAACCTCTTTTGATGGCCTCTCCCTCTCAAATAAATCTCATATTGCACAATGAACCCGATCCCTCCTGCAACCAACAGGCCGATCACCGCAACATTGACCAGCGGATCGCCCTGGTAACGCACCAGGCTGTCGGGAAAGAGAGAAAACCCGCAGTTGTTGAAGGCGGAAATGGCATGGTAGGCCGCCAAATAGAGGGCCCTCCAGGCCGGGAACTCTTGGGAAAATCGAACGAAGAGGACGAGGGTCCCCGCCGATTCGAAGAGCAAGGTCGAAACCAAGATCGCTCTCAGGATGAGGAGGAGGTCCCCCCGTCGGGGTTGAAGATAGGTGGAAAGGATGATCTCCCTTCCTTTGAAGGAGATGCCCCGCCCCATGAGGACGAAGAAGATGGTGGAGAAGGTGATGATGCCCAACCCTCCGATTTGAAACAGAAGGATCGTGACGACCTGTCCGAACAGGGAGAGGTCCCTTCCGTTATCGATGACCACCAGGCCGGTGACGCAGACCGCGGAGGCCGAGGTGAAGAGGGCATCGATGAGGCGAAGCTGGCCGTGGGCCGAGGCGATGGGAAGGGAGAGGAGGGCCGTGCCCACTAGAATGACGCCGGCAAAACTGAGAATGAAGATCCTCGAAGGGGTAAGGGTTCTCGATAAAAAGGGCTTGATCTGGACCGAGACACTCATGAAGAAACCTTTGACGATCGGACTTCGATCCAATTTACTCAATCTTTTTAGGCCTGTCAACCTCGCCGAACTCTCTCTTGACTATTTCAGACGCACCTTTTATGATCTGTCCGATTTTTAACAAGTAAGGGTAACGCCTCTCTGATCATCGGGTTGAATCGGAGAGGTCAGAGGGATCTCCAATCCCTACCCAACGGATGGGAAAGACCGATTCCAAACCCCGGATAAGGGAGCGGGAGATTGACGATGCTGGATCTCTTATTAGCCTTCTCCCTCCTCATCCTCATCTCCATCACCTTGAGCCTCTACCGTGGAGCCGTTGGCCCGGGCGTTTTTAATCGAGTGGCCGCGGTCAACGTCATCGGAACCAAGACCGTCGCCCTCCTGTTGGTCTTCGGATACCTCTTTGAAAGGCCCCTCTTCTTTGATATCGCCCTCCTCTACGCCATGTTGAATTTCATCGGGGTCTTGGTCATCGCCAAGTATCTCGAGAGAGGTGACCTATGGTCATAGCCCATCTCTTGGTGGTCCCCTTTTTAGCGGGGGGCGTCTTCTTCTTGTTGGTGGGAGCCATCGGGCTGTTGAGGCTGCCCGATTTTTACACCCGCCTCCATGCCACAGGAAAGTGCGATACCCTGGGCGTCGGGCTCATCGTCCTGGGCCTCCTCATCTACCACCTCTTTCACTATCCCCAATATCCCCTCGTGCCGTTACGACTCGTCTTTCTGATCTTTTTCATCTTCGTCGCCAATCCCACGGCCACCCACGCCCTCATACGCGCAGCCTATCGGACCGGTTTGAAACCCTGGAAGGTCGGAGAGGAGAGGCGATGAAACGGCCGAAGAAGAGAGAGGGATTTCTCCTCACCTTCCTTGTGATGTTCTTCTTCTGGGTCATCCTGTCCGGCCTCTTTGGCGCCTTTCACCTCATCGCCGGGCTTTTCAGCAGCGCCCTCGTGGCCTTGCTCTCCCATGACCTCCTGGTGCAGGGAAAGGCCGAAAAGCTCCTGACGAAGTCTTGGAGGCTCATTCGTTACATCCCGTGGGAACTTTGGCAGATCGTCCTGGCCAATTTCGACGTCGCCTATCGGGTGCTCCACCCCAAGTTGCCCATCGATCCCCGGATCTTCGAATTCGAAACCGACCTGAGAGGGGACTGGGCCCTGACCACCCTGGCCAACTCGATCACCTTAACCCCTGGGACCATCACCATCCAGGTGGAACCAGAGAGGGGAAGGTTTTTGGTCCACGGGATCTCCAAAGAGGCGGAAGAGGCCCTCACCCTCGAGCAGACGATGCAGAGAAAGGTGGGTCACGTCTTCATGGAACCTTCGATCAAAAAGGGGGACAGGGGATGACGATCTGGATCGACATTCTTCTCCTCTCCTTCGTCGTCGTCGTGGCGGTGGCGGCAGTGGTCATCAAGGACCTCTTGAGCGCCGTCATCCTGCTGGGCGCCTACAGTTTTCTCATGGCCCTGCTCTGGGTGGAGATGCATTCGGTCGATGTGGGCTTCATGGAGGCGACCGTGGGCGCAGGGGTGACCACCGCCTTTATGATCGCCGCCCTGAGCCGAACGACGAGGTGGGAAAAATAATGAAATGGTTTAAGGCCACGGCCCTCGCCCTTCTCATCCTCCTCGGCCTCCTCTTCCTCTATGTGGTCGAGGACCTTCCGGAGTTCGGTGACCCCGGATCCCCTGCGATCCGGGCGGTGAAGCTTTTCGATCTCCCTCTCCTCTCTTTCGATACGGCCTTGGATCAAGGGAAGCCCCCCGAGGCGCTCCTCGACGCCCTGAGGCAGAGGGGATTTCCCCTTCCGGTCCGGATCGAAAAGGTGAGAGAAGGGGCGGCTGAGTGGATCGGTTACATTCCCAAGGAAGAGATCTATTACGACAAGGAAGAGAAGTACTACTGGATCGTCAAAGAGGGCCAGGAGCTCCGGATCTTCCGATATGCCTTTGTCGTCCGTTGGTTCGAAAAAGGCCTCAAGGAGACGGAGGTCCCCAATATGGTCACCCACGGATTGGCCGATTACAGGGGTTACGACACCCTGGGGGAGACGGTCGTCATCTTCACGGCGGGCGTCTCGGTCATTCTCCTGTTGAGGAGGCAGGGGAGGCTGTGAAACCGCAAAAGGAATCGAAAAGCGTCGTCATCGAAACCGTCACCCGGATCATGATCCCCTTCATCCAGCTCTTCGCCCTTTACGTGGTCTTTCATGGATCGCTCGGCCCGGGCGGGGGCTTCCAGGGAGGGGCCATCTTCGCCTCCTCGTTCATCCTCTATGGGGTCGCCTTCCACCTCTTCCAGGCGAGGCAGAGGATCCCCGAATCGACCGTGACCTTTCTCAGCCCCGCGGGCGTGGGCCTCTATGCCGGCGTGGGCCTGCTCGGGCTTCTCTTCAGCCTGGGGGCCGCCCAGTATCTCAACTACGGATTCATCCCCTTCACCTCCCGTTTCGAGACCAATCGGGCCCTCGGAATCGACCTGGTGGAAATAGGGGTGGCCATCACGGTGATGGCCATCATGATCTCCATCTTCTTCGACCTCGCCGGAGGCCCAAAGGAAGGGGAGGGTTAGGTTCATGTTCCAGTGGATCGCCGAAGAGGTCTTCGCCAAATACAACTACTGGGTTTCGATCTTGCTGATGCTCATCGGCTTCTATGCCATTATCCTGAAACAGAACCTCTTTAAAAAGATCATTGGCCTCAACATCTTCCAGACGGCCATCTTTCTCTTTTATATCTCCCTGGGCTACGTCAAAAACGGGACCGCCCCGATCCTCAGCGAAGAGATGGTCCTCAAAGGCTACCAGTATGTGAACCCGTTGCCCCACGTCCTCATCCTGACGGCCATCGTCGTCTCCGTGGCCACGACCGCGGTCGGGCTCTCGCTGATCATCCGGTTGAAGGAGGAATACGGAACGATCGAGGAGCCGGAGCTCCTGGAGGCCATCAAGAGGGGAGGGAAGTAGAGTGATCCCTCTTGTCGAACACCTTCCCATCTTGACCATCCTCGTCCCCCTCTTCTCCGCCTTCGCCACGCTCGTCGTAGGCTGGTTTCGAAAAGGCTCCTGCATCTTCTTCGTCTGGGCGGCCCTCTCGATCCAGTTCGTCCTGTCCTTATTCATCCTCCACCGTGTGCTGACCGATGGCCCCATCCGCTACTGGGTCGGGGGGTGGATGCCTCCGTGGGGCATCGAGCTGGTCGTGGACACCTTGAACGCCTACATCCTCCTCATCCTCCTCTTCCTCTGCCTCCTCTGCGCCGTCTATTCGAAGAGGAATATCGAACACGAACTCCCCCACAAGAGGGGCTCCTATTATACCCTCTTCCTCCTTCTGGTCGCGGGGCTCTGCGGGGCCACCCTCACCGGCGATATCTTCAATATGTTCGTCTTCATCGAGATCTTCTCCCTCTCTGCCTATGCCCTCATCGCCTCCCGCGGGAAGATCGCGCTCAAGGCCAGTTTTACCTACCTGATCTTGGGCTCCATCGGCACCTGTTTCTTCGTCCTCGGGATCGGATGCCTCTATTCGATCACGGGGACCCTGAACATCCACGACCTGTCACTCCTCTTGCCTCCTTTTTACGGAAATAAGGTGATCAAGACCGCCTTCGTCTTCTTCCTCATCGGGCTGAGCATCAAGATGGCCCTCTTCCCCTTCCACACATGGCTCCCCGATGCCCATGCCTTCGCCCCTGCGGAGGTGAGCGCCATCCTCTCCGGCATCATGATCGAGGTCTCCACTTACGCCTTCCTGAGGCTCGCCTTCTCGGTCTTCACGATTCAATTTCTGAAGGTCCTTCCCGTCTTCGATATCCTCTGTGCCGTGGCGGTGGCCGCCATCCTCTTCGGGTCGACGATGGCCATCTCCCAGGTCAACCTGAAGCGGATGCTCGCCTATTCGAGCGTCGCCAATATGGGCTATATCGTGCTCGGGGTCGGCCTCTCCCTCTCCACCAAGGAATCGCCCTGGGGGGGACTCAACCCCGCCCTGATCCACATCGCCAACCACGCCCTGATGAAGGGGTGCCTCTTCCTCGCGGCAGGGGCCTTCATCTATAAAGGCGAACTCTGGGAGATCCCCCAACTGGAAGGCCTGGCGAGGAAGATGCCCTACACCTGTGCCGCTTTCCTCGTCGCGGCCATCTCGATGATCGGGATCCCGCCCACCGTCGGGTTCGTCTCAAAGCTCTACCTCATCCTCGCCTCCATCGAAACCGGAAACTACCTCTTCGTGGCCGCCCTCCTGGTGAGTTCCCTTTTGAACCTGGTCTATTTCTGGAGGATCATCGAATCGATGTATATGAGACAGGGAGAGGCCGGACACGACGGTCACTCCTCCCACGGCTCCGGAGGGGAGGCCCCGATCGGCATGTTGATCCCCATCCTCCTCCTGGCCTCCCTCTGTATCGGGATGGGGATCGTCTGGTTGGCGAAGGCGCCGATCCCGATGCTCACTCAGATCAACCATCTCTTTGGATTGGGAAAGGGTCTATGATGGACACGGTCGAATCCACGATCCCGGCCTTGGCGCTCTCCTGCCCCCTGATCGCCTCCTTCCTGATCCTTCTCTCGAGAGGGCGGCCCAACGTGAGGGAGAGCTGGAGTCTGCTGGCGGGGATCGGCCAATTTCTCCTGATCCTCTCCATGAAACCCCTCCTCCTCCAGGGGAAGACCGTCTCGTGCAACCTTCTGACCGGCGTCCTTCCCGGGATCGACTTGGGGTTGAGGGTGGATGCCCTCGGACTCGTCTTCGCCATCACCTCCTCCTTCCTCTACATATTAGTCTCGGCCTTTTCCGTCGGTTACATGCGGGCCCTCGAAGAACACGGTCAGACGCGGTACTACTTCTGCTTCGCCCTGGCCATTTTCGGCGCGGTGGGCGTGGCCCTTTCCAAAAATCTCCTGACCTTCTTCCTCTTCTACGAAATTTTGACCGTCTCCACCTACCCCCTCGTGGCCCACGAGGAGTCCCAGGAGGCCCTCTTTGCGGGTCGAAAATATCTCGCCTATCTGCTCACCTCGGGCGTCTTCCTGCTTGCGGCCACGGCCCTCGACTACTCCCTCGCCGGGACGACCGATTTTCGTCCAGGGGGCCATCTGAGCCCGGCCACCGCCTCGAAACCTCTCCTCACGACCCTCTTCTTCCTCTTCCTCCTCGGGTTGATGAAGGCGGCTTACATGCCGTTCCACTCGTGGTTGCCCACGGCGATGGTAGCGCCCACGCCGGTGAGCGCCCTGCTCCATGCGGTAGCGGTCGTCAAAGCGGGCGTCTTTGGGGTCCTCCGGGTCGTCTGTCATGTCTATGGAACCGATCTGATGAAAGAACTGGGCCTGGGGACGATGCTCGCCGCCCTGGCGGGCTTCACCATGATCGGGGCCTCCCTCTTCGCCATCGCCCAGGACAACTTGAAAAAGAGGCTGGCCTACTCGACGATCAGCCAGCTCTCCTACATCCTCTTCGGGGCGGGGCTGCTGACCCCGATGGGCCTCACCGGCGCCATCCTCCACATCCCCTTCCACGGGTTCATGAAGATCACCCTCTTTCTCTGTGCCGGCTTCATTTTGGCTGCCACAGGAAAAAAGGACATCAGCGAGATGGCCGGGATCGGAAGGGCCATGCCCATCACCATGTTCGCCTTCACCATCGGGGCCCTCGGGATGTGCGGAGCGCCTCCCGTGGCTGGACTTCTGACCAAATGGTACCTGGGGCTCGGGGCGGTTCAATCCGGATCCCTACCTTTTCTCGCCATCCTCCTCATCGCCTCCCTTCTCGACGTGGTCTACTTCTTCCCCCTGATCCGGACCGCCTTCTTCGAGGCCATGCCCCGGGAGGAAATCCTCCCAGGAGATTTGGCAAAAGGGGTGGAGATCCTTTCGGAAAGGCCTTTGCCTATCGAGACGGCCCGAAGGCTCTACGCCTTCATGTTCCTTCCCCTTTCGGTCACAGGTCTCTGCTCCATCCTCTTCTGCCTCTTTCCAAACCTCTTCGATATCCTGAACCTTGCCCGGATTGCCGTGAGAGGGGTTCTATGAAGCGAGGGTCAACCCGATGAACAGGTGGAGAGAACTTCCCAAGAGAGCTTTCTGGATCTTCTATGGAGCCGGCCTTGGCTTGAGCCTCCTCTTTGGCTTCCTCCTCCCTCGTTTGGGTCTCCTCCATCCCCACTTCCCTTTTCAATCCTTTCCCCAATTCTTCGGCCTCTTCGGTCTCCTCGGATGTCTCCTGCTCATTCTGATCGCCAAAGCCATGGGCTCCCTCCTCTTGAAGGAGGAAGATTATTATGAGAGGGAGGGGAGGGGTTGCCGATGAGAACGTGGATCCATCCCGGCATGGTCATCGTCCTGGGTGCCCTGCTGATCCCTTGGATCAGGTCGAGGCGGTTCCGGTTGACCTACCTCCTGCTCCTGCCGATTGCGGGAATCGGATTGCTTCTCTGGTCCTCATGGGGCGATAACGGGGCGATTCCGGACTGGCCCGAGGCCCTCCATCGCGGCCGGATGGACTTCCTCGATTACACGATCGAATGGGGGCGCATCGACCGGGTGGCCACGGTCTTCGCCTACGTCTTCCTCATCGCCGGGTTCTGCATGAACCTCTATGCCTTCGGCGCGAGGAACAACTGGGAGCACGTCGCCGCCATGGTCTATTTAGGAAGCGCCCTCGGGGCCGTCTTCGCCGGCGACCTCTTCACCCTCTTCTTCTGGCTCGAGATCATGTCCTGGGCCCCTGTCTTTCTCATCTGGTTCAGAGGGACCCGGAGCGCCATGGGTGCGGCGCTTCGTTACGCCCTCTGGCATCACTTCAGCGGGGCCTGCATCCTCGCGGGGATCCTCCTTCACGTCCATCAGACGGGCTCGATCGAACTCGGTCGCCTTCCGTGGGGATGGGGCGGAGAACATCTGGGCTCCAACCTGATGCTTCTCGGGTTCCTCGTCAATGCGGCCACCCCCCCCTTCCACTGCTGGCTCTCCGACACCTACTCCGAGGCCACGCCGAGCGGATCGGTCTATCTGACCGCCTTTACGACGAAGACGGCGATCTACTGTCTGCTCCGGACCTTCCCAGGGCTGGAACTGCTGATATGGCTGGGAGCCCTTCAGGCCATCCTCGCCCTCTTCCTGGCCCTCCTTGAAAACGACGGCCGAAGGCTCTGTTCCTATGATATCATCTCCCAGGTGGGGTATATGGTCGTCGGCGTAGGGATCGGGACCAACCTGGCGATCAACGGCGCCATCTCCCATGCCCTCTGCCATATCCTTTACAACTCCCTGCTCTTCATGGGGGTGGGTTCGGTCCTGGCGGCCGCGGGGACGGCCAAATTCCATGAGCTGGGAGGACTATACCGATATATGCCCCTCCCCTTCTGGCTCTATCTGGTAGGCGGCCTCTCCATTTCGGGGGTCCCGCTCTTCAACGGTTTCATCAGCAAGACGATGACGATCGAGGCCGCCGAGTTGATCCACAACGTCCCGGTCTATCTCCTCCTCGAGGGAGCCACCATCGGGACGTTTTTGACCACCGGCTTGAGGCTCCCTTGGAACATCTGGTTTCAAGGAAAGCAGGATGCCCCGGCCCCGATTCGAGCCAGGCTCGGGACCGCTGCCTTGACCACACCGATCTACATGATCCTGAGCATGGCCATCCTCGCACTCCTCTGCCTTCTCATCGGCGTCTATCCCAAGGTCCTTTATGTATGGCTTCCTTATCCGGTTGAGTTCATCCCCTTCACCCCTGCCCGGGTCTTTTCGATCACCCAGATGCTCCTCTTCACCTTCCTCGGCTTCTGGGTCCTGAGAGGTCACCTCGTCGGCCGTCCATGCCTCACCCTCGACACGGATTGGCCCTTCCGGATCCTGGGAAGAAAACTGATCCGTCTCTGTCAGGGTCCTCTTATGAACTTTGCCTCTTATGTGGACCGAATGGTGATGGTGGGGGTTCGATGGGTCGTCTGGGTGAGCCGCAATCCCTTAGCCGCCCTCGAGATCGGGGGAAAGGAACTTCTTCTCAAAGCCCAGAAGGCCCTTTCGCTCCCGTTGGCCAAGGGCCTCTCCTATCAGGCGATCGAGGAGAGGAAGAGGCAGTATCCCGCCTCGGCCATTCTTTTTCCTCTGGGCGCCGCCATCGGGACCATCCTCCTCTTCTTCGTTCTCTACTTGGCCTTCTATCTCTTCGCCCCCCCCTGAAGAAAGAGGTGCCCTCAAAAGATATCGGCGGAGAAGATGTAAATTTCGGTATCCTTCTCCTTCCAGGCATTGGGAGGAAGCCCCGCCTTCTGGCAGGTATGCTCGAGGAAGGTTTTGCGGTCCCATCCGTTTTCGGTGGCCACCTGGGGAAGGAGTAGGCCGGAGAACCATCCCTTTCGGATGTAGATCCCGTGCTTTCCCACCTCGATCTCGTTGACGTCCGAGATCCTTTTGAGGGGAGTGAGCACCGAAATTTCGATCTCGAGCTCTGGAAGTTCGCTCTCCGTCACGGGCGAAAAACGGGGATCTCGGAAGGCGGCCGCCTCCGCCATCTCCTCCACCGTCTTGTAAAGGGGCCCCCTTCCCTCGATGTAGCCGATGCACCCTCTCAGCTGGCCTCTCTTATGGAGGGTGACGAAAGCCCCTCGATGCTCCCTGAGCCTGGGAGCCTCGATTTTGAATTCCGGCAGGGGCCTCCCTTTGGCCCGATTCTCGATGACGGTCTTGGCGATGTGGCGGAGGATCTTCTTCTCCTCCTCGCTCAACCCCAAATCGACGCCCACCCGCTTCTCCCCTTTCATCTGCACCTCTCCCTCGGCCTTCCGATAAAGGACGGCGGAGACGTATCCGACGACGCGGCCCCGGTCTCCGGTAACGTCTCCCGAATTTAAATACTGAAGGACCTTGCTTCGATTCGCCCCCAGGGCTTTTGCAGCCATCATCACCGTGAGGGCGGGCCCTCCCCCACAGGCCTCGCAGCGGCCTTCCCTCAGATCGCGGCTCAGCCCCTCTGGGTCGAATCGTTCCACATGGCCGAGAAAGATCCGGTCCAGTTGAACCGCCTTCTCATAAGGATGAAAATGGGAGAGGTCGGTGCTGGCCACCATCAACACCCTCTTGCCCCGGACCGTCTCGGCGATGGCCTGACTGAGGGACCTGCAGGTCTCGAGACTCCAGTAGGGCTCCATCACGATGGGGACGAGCTTGAACGACTTTAAGGCGACCTGGAGAAAGGGGATCTGGACCTCAAGGGAATGCTCCTGCCGATGGGCCTCG includes:
- a CDS encoding Na+/H+ antiporter subunit E, whose translation is MKRPKKREGFLLTFLVMFFFWVILSGLFGAFHLIAGLFSSALVALLSHDLLVQGKAEKLLTKSWRLIRYIPWELWQIVLANFDVAYRVLHPKLPIDPRIFEFETDLRGDWALTTLANSITLTPGTITIQVEPERGRFLVHGISKEAEEALTLEQTMQRKVGHVFMEPSIKKGDRG
- a CDS encoding DUF4040 domain-containing protein, producing the protein MTIWIDILLLSFVVVVAVAAVVIKDLLSAVILLGAYSFLMALLWVEMHSVDVGFMEATVGAGVTTAFMIAALSRTTRWEK
- a CDS encoding Na(+)/H(+) antiporter subunit B, with translation MKPQKESKSVVIETVTRIMIPFIQLFALYVVFHGSLGPGGGFQGGAIFASSFILYGVAFHLFQARQRIPESTVTFLSPAGVGLYAGVGLLGLLFSLGAAQYLNYGFIPFTSRFETNRALGIDLVEIGVAITVMAIMISIFFDLAGGPKEGEG
- a CDS encoding cation:proton antiporter subunit C yields the protein MFQWIAEEVFAKYNYWVSILLMLIGFYAIILKQNLFKKIIGLNIFQTAIFLFYISLGYVKNGTAPILSEEMVLKGYQYVNPLPHVLILTAIVVSVATTAVGLSLIIRLKEEYGTIEEPELLEAIKRGGK
- a CDS encoding monovalent cation/H+ antiporter subunit D family protein, whose translation is MIPLVEHLPILTILVPLFSAFATLVVGWFRKGSCIFFVWAALSIQFVLSLFILHRVLTDGPIRYWVGGWMPPWGIELVVDTLNAYILLILLFLCLLCAVYSKRNIEHELPHKRGSYYTLFLLLVAGLCGATLTGDIFNMFVFIEIFSLSAYALIASRGKIALKASFTYLILGSIGTCFFVLGIGCLYSITGTLNIHDLSLLLPPFYGNKVIKTAFVFFLIGLSIKMALFPFHTWLPDAHAFAPAEVSAILSGIMIEVSTYAFLRLAFSVFTIQFLKVLPVFDILCAVAVAAILFGSTMAISQVNLKRMLAYSSVANMGYIVLGVGLSLSTKESPWGGLNPALIHIANHALMKGCLFLAAGAFIYKGELWEIPQLEGLARKMPYTCAAFLVAAISMIGIPPTVGFVSKLYLILASIETGNYLFVAALLVSSLLNLVYFWRIIESMYMRQGEAGHDGHSSHGSGGEAPIGMLIPILLLASLCIGMGIVWLAKAPIPMLTQINHLFGLGKGL
- a CDS encoding monovalent cation/H+ antiporter subunit D family protein — its product is MDTVESTIPALALSCPLIASFLILLSRGRPNVRESWSLLAGIGQFLLILSMKPLLLQGKTVSCNLLTGVLPGIDLGLRVDALGLVFAITSSFLYILVSAFSVGYMRALEEHGQTRYYFCFALAIFGAVGVALSKNLLTFFLFYEILTVSTYPLVAHEESQEALFAGRKYLAYLLTSGVFLLAATALDYSLAGTTDFRPGGHLSPATASKPLLTTLFFLFLLGLMKAAYMPFHSWLPTAMVAPTPVSALLHAVAVVKAGVFGVLRVVCHVYGTDLMKELGLGTMLAALAGFTMIGASLFAIAQDNLKKRLAYSTISQLSYILFGAGLLTPMGLTGAILHIPFHGFMKITLFLCAGFILAATGKKDISEMAGIGRAMPITMFAFTIGALGMCGAPPVAGLLTKWYLGLGAVQSGSLPFLAILLIASLLDVVYFFPLIRTAFFEAMPREEILPGDLAKGVEILSERPLPIETARRLYAFMFLPLSVTGLCSILFCLFPNLFDILNLARIAVRGVL